A region from the Triticum aestivum cultivar Chinese Spring chromosome 3D, IWGSC CS RefSeq v2.1, whole genome shotgun sequence genome encodes:
- the LOC123073738 gene encoding factor of DNA methylation 4: MAMEHAQPRHRKDDEQFAWPWKGVLVNVPTEWKNGRRVGEQGNHLRDQLSQFCARKVIPLWDKRNGHTRSAIVEFTKDWIGFKNAMDFEYHFEAQGCGKKHGKGQQYHGPEMFGWIARADDYRSYTPIGYWLRNYTDLKTIADLKNEEERKTGKLEESLDKRVEAMDRDVQELEHEINRTTQLIGKADEDLKKLLQSQTEEIHQIQLQELAALEKEENAMMEQVRATEILLKLEEEHQRETKFTLNKDLELRKLMLDKQALEIELKQLEGELEVMEIMPGEEISKKKRINELRETLKEKYESKEDMESLQKILIAKQTAHTNELRPARKKLIDGFLDLTKGRGNIGI, translated from the exons ATGGCTATGGAGCATGCTCAACCTCGTCATCGCAAAGACGATGAGCAGTTTGCTTGGCCATGGAAGGGTGTTCTTGTTAACGTGCCAACCGAATGGAAGAACGGGCGCCGTGTCGGAGAACAAGGAAACCACTTGAGGGATCAGCTGTCGCAATTTTGCGCACGAAAGGTTATTCCTTTGTGGGACAAACGCAACGGCCATACCAGGAGTGCCATTGTGGAGTTCACAAAAGACTGGATTGGTTTCAAAAATGCAATGGACTTTGAATATCACTTTGAGGCACAAGGATGTGGCAAAAAGCATGGGAAGGGGCAGCAGTACCATGGGCCAGAGATGTTTGGCTGGATTGCAAGAGCAGATGATTACAGATCGTACACTCCTATTGGTTACTGGTTGCGTAACTACACTGATCTAAAAACCATTGCTGATCTTAAGAATGAAGAAGAGCGTAAAACTGGCAAACTTGAAGAAAGTCTAGACAAACGGGTTGAGGCAATGGACAGGGATGTGCAAGAGCTTGAACACGAGATCAATCGAACGACTCAGTTGATTGGTAAGGCCGATGAGGATTTGAAGAAGCTCCTCCAGTCTCAAACTGAAG AAATTCACCAAATACAGTTACAAGAACTAGCTGCGCTAGAGAAGGAAGAG AATGCTATGATGGAGCAAGTGAGGGCCACTGAAATTTTGCTGAAGCTTGAGGAAGAGCATCAG AGGGAGACAAAATTCACTCTAAATAAGGATCTTGAGTTACGAAAGCTAATGCTTGACAAGCAGGCTCTCGAGATAGAACTCAAACAGCTAGAGGGTGAATTGGAAGTAATGGAGATTATGCCAGGTGAGGAAATTTCGAAGAAGAAGAGAATAAATGAACTTCGTGAGACTCTAAAAGAGAAGTATGAGAGTAAGGAAGATATGGAATCACTTCAGAAGATCCTTATTGCCAAGCAAACAGCACACACCAATGAGTTGCGACCTGCTAGGAAGAAGCTAATAGAT GGCTTCCTGGATCTTACAAAGGGTCGAGGAAATATAGGCATCTAA